In Candidatus Defluviibacterium haderslevense, the following are encoded in one genomic region:
- a CDS encoding class I SAM-dependent methyltransferase: MRYHLFEFEDLKWFPNSIREGGTDYLRYFLNAVEFYKPIIPLISETLCEIKEHHIIDLCSGGGGAIEQINKELQKNTKEPITITLTDKFPNTNAYKHLKEKNNNQIDFLDDSIDAKNVPKDLKGLRTMFSAIHHFDPDTIIKILKNSVEHNAGICFFDGGDKNIFTIFGIVIFHPIAFILFTPFFKPFKLSRLFFTYIIPLIPLTTVWDGCVSILRLYNPNELLGFAKQVEDHNYIWKSGKVRNKLGMNITYLIGYPNSNKG; this comes from the coding sequence ATGAGATATCACTTATTTGAATTTGAAGACTTAAAATGGTTTCCGAATTCTATAAGAGAAGGCGGAACGGATTACCTTCGATATTTTTTGAACGCTGTTGAATTTTATAAACCCATTATTCCTTTAATTTCTGAGACCCTTTGCGAAATCAAGGAACATCATATAATTGATTTGTGTTCAGGAGGCGGTGGGGCTATTGAACAAATCAATAAGGAACTTCAAAAAAATACAAAAGAGCCCATCACGATAACACTTACAGATAAATTTCCAAATACTAACGCCTACAAACATTTAAAAGAAAAAAACAATAATCAAATTGATTTCTTAGATGATTCCATTGATGCTAAAAATGTTCCAAAAGATCTCAAAGGACTCCGTACTATGTTCTCTGCCATACATCATTTTGATCCCGACACCATTATTAAAATTTTAAAAAATTCAGTTGAGCATAATGCAGGAATATGTTTTTTTGATGGAGGTGATAAGAATATATTTACCATATTCGGCATTGTCATCTTCCATCCTATTGCATTTATATTATTTACGCCATTTTTTAAACCCTTTAAATTATCAAGATTATTTTTTACATACATCATTCCCCTAATTCCATTAACTACAGTGTGGGATGGATGCGTTTCTATCTTGCGTTTATATAACCCTAACGAATTGTTGGGGTTCGCAAAACAGGTAGAAGATCATAACTATATATGGAAATCAGGCAAGGTTAGAAATAAATTGGGTATGAATATAACTTACTTAATTGGATACCCAAACAGTAACAAGGGATAA